A genomic stretch from Mycobacteriales bacterium includes:
- the trmD gene encoding tRNA (guanosine(37)-N1)-methyltransferase TrmD, with the protein MRIDLVTIFPDYFAALSVSLLGKAHERGDVDLRVHDLREHTDDVHRTVDDTPYGGGPGMLMRPEPWGRTLDALLADALPADASPPARPLLVLPNPAGEVFTQHMAQEWTQRPWLIIGCGRYEGIDARVAIDAASRMDVAEVSIGDYVLAGGEAAALVMVEAVVRLLPGFMGNPASALDDSFAGDRTLEAPSYTRPAVWRGLEVPEVLRSGDHAAIARWREEQSRELTERRRPDLLN; encoded by the coding sequence ATGCGCATCGACCTCGTCACGATCTTCCCGGACTACTTCGCCGCGCTGTCGGTGTCGCTGCTCGGCAAGGCGCACGAACGGGGCGATGTCGACCTGCGCGTCCACGACCTGCGTGAGCACACCGACGACGTCCACCGCACGGTCGACGACACCCCGTACGGCGGCGGCCCGGGCATGCTGATGCGCCCCGAACCGTGGGGACGCACGCTCGACGCCTTGCTCGCAGACGCCTTGCCTGCCGACGCCTCGCCGCCGGCCCGACCGCTGCTGGTCCTGCCGAACCCGGCCGGCGAGGTCTTCACGCAGCACATGGCGCAGGAATGGACCCAGCGGCCCTGGCTGATCATCGGCTGCGGCCGCTACGAGGGGATCGACGCGCGGGTCGCGATCGACGCCGCGAGCCGGATGGACGTCGCCGAGGTCTCGATCGGCGACTACGTGCTCGCCGGCGGCGAAGCCGCCGCGCTGGTGATGGTCGAGGCGGTGGTCCGGCTGCTTCCCGGCTTCATGGGCAACCCGGCGTCGGCGCTCGACGACTCCTTCGCCGGTGACCGCACGCTCGAGGCGCCGTCGTACACCCGGCCCGCGGTCTGGCGCGGTCTGGAAGTGCCGGAGGTGCTGAGGTCGGGCGACCACGCCGCCATCGCGCGGTGGCGTGAGGAGCAGTCGCGCGAGCTCACCGAGCGCCGCCGCCCCGACCTGCTGAACTAG
- the lepB gene encoding signal peptidase I — MTEPDNPETHPEPATDEGSDRPGSEHGSFWRELPFLVLIALVLALLIKTFLVQAFYIPSASMENTLQGGGDFANSAATGKHPYDRVLVNKLVYDFRSPRRGEIVVFKKPPGWPNESNFTTPSNPVLHFFHDIGSAIGIAPSGGSDFIKRVIGVGGDTISCENDVLSVNGHVLHEPYLYPGSHPCSAGNFDNRTKVVPKGELFVMGDHRDDSDDSRVNGFVPDKDVIGRAFVVIWPISDWKTLPIPSTFKQAGLAAAGSPAAPLVGAAAIVAPVGLWRKRRRRRRDAR, encoded by the coding sequence GTGACCGAGCCCGACAACCCCGAAACGCATCCCGAGCCCGCCACCGACGAGGGCTCCGACCGGCCCGGCTCGGAACACGGCTCGTTCTGGCGTGAGCTGCCGTTCCTCGTACTGATCGCGCTGGTTCTCGCGCTGCTGATCAAGACCTTCCTGGTTCAGGCGTTCTACATCCCGTCGGCGTCGATGGAGAACACGCTGCAAGGTGGCGGTGACTTCGCCAACTCGGCGGCGACCGGCAAGCACCCCTACGACCGGGTGCTGGTCAACAAGCTCGTCTACGACTTCCGGTCTCCGCGTCGTGGCGAGATCGTGGTGTTCAAGAAGCCGCCCGGCTGGCCGAACGAGTCGAACTTCACGACCCCTAGCAACCCGGTGCTGCACTTCTTCCACGACATCGGCTCGGCGATCGGCATCGCGCCCTCCGGGGGCAGCGACTTCATCAAGCGGGTCATCGGCGTCGGGGGCGACACGATCTCCTGTGAGAACGACGTGCTCTCGGTCAACGGTCACGTGTTGCACGAGCCCTACCTCTACCCCGGCTCGCACCCGTGCTCAGCCGGCAACTTCGACAACCGGACGAAGGTCGTGCCCAAGGGCGAGCTGTTCGTCATGGGCGATCACCGTGACGACTCCGACGACTCCCGAGTCAACGGGTTCGTGCCGGACAAGGACGTCATCGGCCGTGCGTTTGTCGTGATCTGGCCGATCTCGGACTGGAAGACCCTGCCGATCCCGTCGACGTTCAAGCAGGCCGGTCTCGCGGCGGCCGGCTCCCCGGCCGCGCCGCTCGTCGGCGCCGCCGCGATCGTGGCGCCGGTCGGCCTGTGGCGCAAGCGACGCCGACGCCGGCGCGACGCCCGATAG
- the ffh gene encoding signal recognition particle protein, whose translation MFDTLSDRLESVFTSLRGKGRLSEADIDETAREIRIALLEADVALPVVKEFIAAVKERSRGAAVSQALNPAQQVIKIVNEELVAILGGETRTLNLAKTPPTVLMLAGLQGAGKTTLAGKLGRWLKQQRHAPLLVAADLQRPNAVDQLKVVGTQAGVDVFAPEPGNGIGDPVAVATAAVEHARRMGHDIVVVDTAGRLGIDVEMMAQAAAIRDAVQPDETLFVVDAMIGQDAVTTAEAFRDGVGFTGVVLTKLDGDARGGAALSVANVTGRPIMFASTGEKLDDFDVFHPERMASRILGMGDVLTLIEQAERTFEADEAERMAEKMLGGGELTLEDFLEQMQMVRRMGPIGNLLGMLPGMGQMKEAISQIDDRDLDRITAIIRSMTPAERQDPKILNGSRRLRIARGSGTTVTEVNRLVERFFEARKMMKQMAGGLPGMRRPSNRKSAKGKKGNSKRGRTSVRGGGLPPNLALPPGLKLPPGLSPDLSNLKLPNSE comes from the coding sequence ATGTTCGACACCCTCTCCGACCGGCTCGAGTCGGTCTTCACCTCCCTGCGGGGCAAAGGTCGGCTCTCCGAGGCCGACATCGACGAGACCGCGCGCGAGATCCGGATCGCGTTGCTCGAAGCCGACGTGGCGCTGCCCGTCGTCAAGGAGTTCATCGCAGCCGTCAAAGAACGGTCGCGCGGCGCGGCGGTCAGCCAGGCGCTCAACCCGGCGCAGCAGGTCATCAAGATCGTCAACGAGGAGCTCGTCGCGATCCTCGGTGGCGAGACCCGGACGCTGAACCTGGCCAAGACCCCGCCGACCGTGCTGATGCTTGCCGGTCTGCAGGGCGCCGGCAAGACGACCCTCGCCGGCAAGCTGGGCCGCTGGCTCAAGCAGCAGCGCCACGCGCCGTTGCTGGTCGCCGCGGACCTTCAGCGCCCGAACGCCGTCGACCAGCTCAAGGTCGTCGGCACCCAGGCCGGCGTCGATGTCTTCGCGCCGGAACCGGGCAACGGCATCGGTGATCCGGTCGCGGTCGCGACGGCCGCCGTCGAGCACGCCCGCCGCATGGGCCACGACATCGTCGTCGTCGACACCGCCGGGCGGCTGGGCATCGACGTCGAGATGATGGCGCAGGCCGCGGCAATCCGCGACGCGGTGCAGCCGGACGAGACGCTGTTCGTCGTCGACGCGATGATCGGCCAGGACGCGGTGACGACGGCCGAGGCGTTCCGAGACGGCGTCGGGTTCACCGGCGTCGTGCTCACCAAGCTCGACGGGGACGCCCGGGGCGGCGCGGCGCTGTCGGTCGCCAACGTCACCGGTCGCCCGATCATGTTCGCCTCGACCGGCGAGAAGCTCGACGACTTCGACGTCTTCCATCCCGAGCGGATGGCCTCGCGCATCCTGGGCATGGGCGACGTGCTCACCCTCATCGAGCAGGCCGAGCGCACGTTCGAGGCCGACGAGGCCGAGCGCATGGCCGAGAAGATGCTCGGCGGGGGCGAGCTGACCCTCGAGGACTTCCTCGAGCAGATGCAGATGGTGCGGCGGATGGGTCCCATCGGCAACCTGCTCGGCATGCTGCCCGGGATGGGGCAGATGAAAGAGGCGATCTCCCAGATCGACGACCGCGACCTCGACCGCATCACGGCGATCATCCGCTCGATGACCCCGGCGGAGCGTCAGGACCCGAAGATCCTCAACGGCTCGCGCCGGCTGCGGATCGCCCGCGGCTCCGGCACCACCGTCACGGAGGTCAACCGGCTTGTCGAGCGGTTCTTCGAGGCCCGCAAGATGATGAAGCAGATGGCCGGAGGCCTGCCCGGCATGCGGCGGCCGTCCAACCGGAAGAGCGCGAAGGGCAAGAAGGGCAACTCGAAGCGTGGGCGTACGTCGGTGCGCGGTGGTGGACTCCCGCCGAACCTGGCCCTGCCGCCCGGGCTGAAGCTCCCGCCGGGCCTGTCCCCGGACCTGTCGAACCTGAAGCTGCCCAACTCCGAGTGA
- a CDS encoding long-chain fatty acid--CoA ligase — translation MSNPPRNLLDAFLATTARQPEAVAVRELHGEQMTWSEYADRVAHFAGGLTALGVEPGDRVVLMLHNRLEFHVADVAVVAAGATPISIYNSSSPEQIGYLVNHSKARVALVESGDFADRVLAAAGECPALKSVVVLGDAPSGTIDWSQIAAGDPIDLPAAAERIDPASLLTVIYTSGTTGPPKGVMLSHTNVIAAGSVLRHFTGRDTDDGRRLISYLPMAHIAERMVSHYTHLLRGGEVVPMADLNQLPAYLVAVHPGSLFGPPRVWEKLVAGIKAQVAARDAQTQASFADALRIGREVQQLRARGEALPAELAETWEFVDAMAFAPIREAVGLDQVEFVFSGAAPVPVEVIDFLRDIGLPMSEVYGMSENCGGMTWDPFLVKPGTVGRAYPGIEVVTADDGEVLCRGPIVFSGYLDDPERTAEALDDDGWLHTGDIGEFDEDGYLKIVDRKKELIITAGGKNVSPANVEAVLKTVPLVGQAMAVGDAAPYLVALLTLDPDAVAARFPGRSLADLATDPEVLQEIADGVAVANERLSRVERPRRVAVLAEEWLPDSDVLTPTMKLKRRGVMNRYRSLVEELYAGGGVEISAAPEVATAT, via the coding sequence ATGAGCAACCCGCCTCGTAACCTGCTCGACGCGTTCCTCGCAACGACGGCCCGCCAGCCCGAGGCCGTGGCGGTTCGCGAGCTGCACGGCGAGCAGATGACCTGGTCGGAGTACGCCGACCGGGTCGCGCACTTTGCGGGAGGGCTGACCGCGCTCGGCGTCGAGCCGGGCGACCGCGTCGTGCTGATGTTGCACAACCGGCTCGAGTTCCACGTGGCCGACGTCGCCGTCGTCGCCGCGGGGGCGACTCCCATCTCGATCTACAACTCCTCCTCGCCCGAGCAGATCGGCTACCTCGTCAACCACTCGAAGGCGCGGGTCGCGTTGGTGGAGAGCGGGGACTTCGCCGACCGGGTGCTCGCCGCTGCCGGCGAGTGTCCTGCCCTGAAGTCGGTCGTCGTGCTCGGCGACGCACCGAGCGGGACCATCGACTGGTCGCAGATCGCAGCAGGCGACCCGATCGACCTGCCGGCTGCCGCCGAGCGGATCGATCCGGCTTCGCTACTCACCGTGATCTACACCTCGGGTACGACGGGTCCGCCGAAAGGCGTGATGCTCAGCCACACCAACGTCATCGCCGCAGGAAGCGTGCTGCGCCACTTCACCGGGCGCGACACCGACGACGGGCGTCGGCTGATCTCCTACCTGCCGATGGCGCACATCGCCGAGCGCATGGTGTCGCACTACACCCATCTCCTTCGCGGCGGTGAGGTCGTGCCGATGGCCGACCTCAACCAGCTGCCGGCCTACCTCGTCGCGGTGCACCCCGGATCGCTGTTCGGCCCGCCGCGGGTGTGGGAGAAGCTCGTCGCCGGCATCAAGGCGCAGGTGGCCGCTCGCGACGCGCAGACGCAGGCGAGCTTCGCCGACGCGTTGCGGATCGGCCGCGAGGTGCAGCAGCTGCGAGCCCGCGGCGAGGCGCTGCCCGCCGAGCTCGCCGAGACCTGGGAGTTCGTGGACGCGATGGCGTTCGCGCCGATTCGCGAGGCGGTGGGCCTCGACCAGGTCGAGTTCGTCTTCTCGGGCGCGGCGCCGGTACCGGTGGAGGTGATCGACTTCCTGCGCGACATCGGGCTGCCGATGAGCGAGGTCTACGGCATGAGCGAGAACTGCGGCGGCATGACCTGGGACCCGTTTCTGGTCAAGCCGGGAACTGTTGGCCGGGCGTACCCGGGGATCGAAGTGGTGACCGCCGACGACGGCGAGGTGCTCTGTCGCGGCCCGATCGTCTTCAGCGGCTACCTGGACGACCCCGAACGCACGGCGGAGGCGCTCGACGACGACGGGTGGCTGCACACCGGGGACATCGGCGAGTTCGACGAGGACGGGTATCTCAAGATTGTCGATCGCAAGAAGGAGCTGATCATCACGGCGGGCGGCAAGAACGTCTCGCCGGCCAACGTGGAGGCCGTCCTGAAGACGGTCCCGCTGGTCGGGCAGGCGATGGCGGTCGGCGACGCTGCGCCATATCTCGTCGCGCTGCTCACGTTGGACCCGGATGCCGTCGCGGCGCGGTTCCCGGGGCGCTCGCTTGCGGACCTGGCCACGGACCCTGAGGTGCTTCAAGAGATCGCCGACGGGGTCGCGGTGGCAAACGAACGGCTGTCCCGGGTCGAGCGGCCTCGGCGGGTCGCCGTACTCGCCGAGGAATGGCTGCCCGACTCGGACGTGCTGACGCCGACCATGAAGCTCAAACGACGCGGTGTGATGAACCGCTACCGGTCACTCGTCGAGGAGCTGTACGCCGGTGGCGGCGTCGAGATCAGCGCGGCCCCCGAGGTCGCGACCGCCACGTAG
- a CDS encoding YifB family Mg chelatase-like AAA ATPase, giving the protein MGLGCTRSIVLSGLTAHAVTVEANVREGLPGTAWTGLPDTAVRESGERVRSAITVSREPWPTTKITIGLLPASLRKSGSHFDLAVALAVLAAQRALDPAAVRDLVVLGELGLDGRVHPVNGVLPAVIGAARLGHTRVVVPHGNAREAALVPGIEVCAVRSLGELCAWLRGELVELDDSLAPVPDDADACPDMTDVVGQEEARHAAEIAAAGGHHLLLTGPPGVGKTMLAERLPGLLPDLVGDEALEVTSIHSLLGRLPAGRPLLVKPPFCAPHHSATVAALIGGGTGVPTPGTISLAHRGVLFLDEAPEFERRALDALRQPLESGVVRIHRAGGAATYPARFQLVLAANPCPCARGGRSTDVASCRCSSSQLRAYRNRLSGPLLDRIDLRARLEPVSRAVLAAGAAGEPTASVRERVLAARDRTARRLAGTPWTTNAEVPGPQLRRHWPIPPAALSSLSADLDRGELSTRGVDRVMKVAWTLADLAGRDQPTKDDVDRAFALRIIGETSTLARTA; this is encoded by the coding sequence ATGGGGCTCGGGTGCACGCGCTCGATCGTGCTCAGCGGGCTGACCGCGCACGCCGTCACGGTGGAGGCGAACGTCCGGGAAGGGCTGCCCGGTACGGCGTGGACCGGCCTGCCGGACACCGCGGTGCGCGAGTCCGGCGAGCGAGTCAGGTCGGCGATCACGGTGAGCCGCGAGCCATGGCCCACGACGAAGATCACGATCGGCCTGCTGCCGGCGTCGCTGCGAAAGAGCGGCAGCCATTTCGACCTAGCCGTCGCGCTCGCCGTGCTGGCTGCGCAACGCGCCCTCGACCCGGCTGCCGTGCGCGACCTCGTCGTCCTCGGTGAGCTCGGGCTCGACGGCCGGGTCCACCCGGTCAACGGCGTGCTGCCGGCGGTGATCGGCGCGGCGAGGCTGGGTCACACCCGGGTCGTCGTACCCCACGGCAACGCCCGGGAGGCGGCGTTGGTGCCCGGCATCGAGGTCTGTGCCGTGCGGTCGCTCGGCGAGCTGTGCGCCTGGCTGCGCGGTGAGCTGGTCGAGCTCGACGACAGCCTGGCGCCGGTCCCGGACGACGCCGACGCGTGCCCCGACATGACCGACGTCGTCGGCCAGGAAGAGGCCCGTCACGCCGCGGAGATCGCCGCCGCCGGAGGGCACCATCTCCTGCTCACCGGTCCGCCGGGCGTCGGCAAGACGATGCTTGCCGAGCGGCTGCCCGGGCTGCTGCCCGACCTCGTCGGCGACGAGGCGCTCGAGGTCACCTCGATCCACTCGCTGCTCGGCCGGTTGCCTGCAGGGCGGCCGCTGTTGGTCAAGCCGCCCTTCTGCGCGCCGCACCACTCCGCGACGGTCGCGGCTCTCATCGGCGGCGGGACCGGCGTCCCGACTCCGGGCACCATCTCGCTGGCCCATCGCGGCGTGCTGTTCCTCGACGAGGCCCCGGAGTTCGAACGCCGTGCCCTCGACGCGCTTCGGCAGCCACTGGAGTCCGGAGTCGTGCGGATCCACCGTGCCGGTGGAGCGGCGACGTATCCGGCACGCTTCCAGCTCGTGCTTGCGGCCAACCCGTGCCCGTGTGCGCGCGGCGGCCGATCCACCGACGTCGCCTCGTGTCGCTGCAGCTCGAGCCAGCTACGGGCCTACCGCAACCGGCTGTCGGGCCCGCTGCTCGACCGCATCGACTTGCGCGCCCGGCTGGAGCCGGTCAGTCGTGCGGTGCTCGCCGCGGGGGCGGCGGGCGAGCCGACCGCGTCGGTCCGGGAGCGAGTGCTCGCTGCCCGCGACCGCACCGCTCGTCGCCTCGCGGGCACCCCGTGGACCACCAACGCGGAGGTGCCTGGCCCGCAGCTGCGCCGTCACTGGCCGATCCCGCCGGCAGCGCTGAGCTCGCTGTCGGCCGATCTCGATCGCGGCGAGCTCTCGACGCGGGGCGTCGATCGCGTGATGAAGGTGGCCTGGACGCTCGCCGACCTCGCCGGCCGCGACCAGCCGACCAAGGACGACGTCGACCGGGCGTTCGCACTGCGCATCATCGGCGAGACCAGCACCCTGGCGAGGACCGCATGA
- a CDS encoding YraN family protein, whose product MHTKDQLGIDGENYAAAYLVASGHHIVTRNWRCCEGEIDILAMDGDTLVVVEVKTRTSTAYGLPLEAVTWRKAEKLRALAARYLREAGHHGPLRFDVISIVMPKAGRPELQHVRAAF is encoded by the coding sequence ATGCACACCAAGGACCAACTCGGCATCGACGGCGAGAACTACGCGGCTGCCTATCTCGTCGCTTCAGGCCATCACATCGTCACTCGCAACTGGCGCTGCTGCGAGGGTGAGATCGACATCCTCGCGATGGACGGGGACACCCTCGTCGTCGTCGAGGTGAAGACGAGAACCTCAACTGCCTACGGGCTGCCGCTGGAGGCGGTCACCTGGCGCAAGGCGGAGAAGCTCCGCGCGCTCGCCGCCAGATATCTCCGCGAGGCCGGCCATCACGGTCCGCTGCGCTTCGACGTGATCAGCATCGTCATGCCGAAAGCCGGTCGGCCCGAGCTCCAGCACGTCCGGGCGGCGTTCTGA
- the rplS gene encoding 50S ribosomal protein L19: MQTLDAIDAASLRSDIPAFRPGDTVKVHVRVVEGNRTRVQVFQGVVIRRHGGGVRETFTVRKVSFGVGVERTFPVHSPIVDHLEVVTRGDVRRAKLYYLRDLRGKKAKIKERRDAISAS; this comes from the coding sequence ATGCAGACGCTCGACGCGATCGACGCCGCTTCGCTGCGCAGCGACATCCCGGCCTTCCGCCCCGGCGACACCGTCAAGGTCCACGTCCGGGTCGTCGAGGGCAACCGGACGCGCGTCCAGGTGTTCCAGGGTGTCGTCATCCGCCGCCACGGCGGTGGCGTGCGGGAGACCTTCACGGTGCGGAAGGTGAGCTTCGGCGTGGGCGTCGAGCGGACCTTCCCGGTCCACTCTCCGATCGTCGATCACCTCGAGGTCGTCACCCGCGGTGACGTCCGCCGCGCGAAGCTGTACTACCTGCGTGACCTCCGCGGGAAGAAGGCCAAGATCAAGGAGCGTCGCGACGCCATTTCGGCGAGCTGA
- a CDS encoding DUF2469 domain-containing protein: MSAEDLEKYETEMELQLYREYRDVVRLFRFVVETERRFYLTNDVQVIQHDQSGETYFEAVMQDAWVWDMYRPARFVRNVRVLTFKDVNVEELAPADLEIPEDH, translated from the coding sequence GTGAGCGCGGAGGACCTCGAGAAGTACGAGACGGAGATGGAGCTCCAGCTCTACCGGGAGTACCGCGACGTGGTCCGGCTGTTCCGGTTCGTCGTCGAGACCGAGCGCCGCTTCTACCTCACCAACGACGTCCAGGTGATCCAGCACGACCAGTCTGGCGAGACCTATTTCGAGGCGGTCATGCAGGACGCCTGGGTCTGGGACATGTACCGGCCCGCCCGGTTCGTTCGCAACGTCCGCGTCCTCACGTTCAAGGACGTGAACGTCGAAGAGCTGGCGCCGGCCGACCTCGAGATTCCCGAGGACCACTAG
- a CDS encoding RNA-binding protein, which produces MLTEALDHLVRGIVDHPDDVHVDLRERRGGSVLEVRVHPDDLGKVIGRAGRTAKALRAVMSALGGKGVRVDLVD; this is translated from the coding sequence ATGCTCACCGAGGCGCTCGACCACCTGGTCCGCGGGATCGTCGACCACCCGGACGACGTCCACGTCGACCTTCGCGAGCGCAGGGGCGGCAGCGTGCTGGAGGTCCGGGTGCATCCGGACGATCTCGGCAAGGTGATCGGCCGGGCCGGGCGCACCGCGAAGGCGTTGCGCGCGGTCATGAGCGCCCTCGGCGGCAAGGGCGTACGCGTCGACCTCGTCGACTAG
- a CDS encoding ribonuclease HII, whose protein sequence is MAGQTVRRDAGIYGYERALARRGLTPVAGADEAGRGACAGPLVVAAAVLKPGKSGEIPGLADSKLLTPLARERVYAQVVRRAAAYSIVVIPAAEVDRIGLHVCNVMGMRRALAALSVRPGYVLTDGFPVPGLDVPGLAVWKGDRVAACIAAASVLAKVTRDRMMTALHEQWPHYEFASHKGYVTPEHQQALAMHGPCPEHRRSYVNVRNAEARDDQEEWVS, encoded by the coding sequence GTGGCAGGGCAGACCGTACGGCGAGACGCCGGGATCTACGGGTACGAGCGGGCGCTGGCCCGGCGCGGCCTGACCCCGGTCGCCGGCGCGGACGAGGCGGGCCGCGGGGCGTGCGCCGGCCCGCTGGTCGTCGCCGCCGCGGTGCTCAAGCCGGGCAAGTCGGGTGAGATCCCGGGTCTTGCCGACTCCAAGCTGCTGACCCCGCTCGCCCGCGAGCGCGTCTACGCGCAGGTCGTCCGTCGCGCGGCGGCGTACTCGATCGTCGTGATTCCGGCGGCCGAGGTCGACCGAATCGGCCTGCACGTCTGCAACGTGATGGGGATGCGCCGGGCGCTGGCAGCCCTGTCCGTGCGGCCCGGGTACGTGCTCACCGACGGCTTCCCGGTACCCGGGCTCGACGTACCCGGACTCGCGGTCTGGAAAGGCGACCGGGTCGCCGCCTGCATCGCCGCCGCCTCGGTCCTGGCCAAGGTCACCCGCGACCGCATGATGACGGCGCTGCACGAGCAGTGGCCGCACTACGAGTTCGCCAGCCACAAGGGGTACGTCACGCCGGAGCATCAGCAGGCGCTCGCGATGCACGGGCCGTGCCCCGAGCATCGCCGGTCCTACGTCAACGTGCGCAATGCCGAAGCCCGTGACGATCAGGAAGAATGGGTGTCGTGA
- the rpsP gene encoding 30S ribosomal protein S16 has product MATKIRLMRLGKIRAPYYRIVVADSRTKRDGRVIETIGKYHPKADPSFIEVDSDRARYWLSVGAQPTEPVAAILKLTGDWQAHKGLPAPTEGVRTASPKADRKAAFEAAAKETHDEAPAKKAPAKKAAAKKAEAEPDAPVEAPAAQAAADETPADHATEPETPAAEAETPAAEPEAPAAEAETPAAEPEAPADEAPAAE; this is encoded by the coding sequence GTGGCAACCAAGATCAGGCTCATGCGGCTCGGCAAGATCCGTGCGCCGTACTACCGCATCGTCGTCGCCGACTCGCGTACCAAGCGCGATGGACGCGTCATCGAGACGATCGGCAAGTACCACCCGAAGGCCGACCCCTCCTTCATCGAGGTTGACTCCGACCGCGCCCGCTACTGGCTGTCCGTCGGCGCCCAGCCGACCGAGCCGGTAGCAGCCATCCTCAAGCTCACCGGCGACTGGCAGGCACACAAGGGTCTGCCGGCTCCGACCGAGGGCGTCCGCACCGCCTCGCCGAAGGCCGACCGCAAGGCGGCCTTCGAGGCAGCCGCGAAGGAGACCCACGACGAGGCGCCGGCCAAGAAGGCGCCAGCCAAGAAGGCGGCCGCCAAGAAGGCCGAGGCTGAGCCGGACGCGCCCGTCGAGGCGCCGGCGGCGCAGGCCGCGGCCGACGAGACGCCTGCCGACCACGCCACTGAGCCGGAGACGCCTGCGGCTGAGGCCGAGACGCCTGCGGCCGAGCCCGAGGCGCCTGCGGCTGAGGCCGAGACGCCTGCGGCTGAGCCCGAGGCGCCGGCCGACGAAGCGCCGGCTGCGGAGTAA
- the rimM gene encoding ribosome maturation factor RimM (Essential for efficient processing of 16S rRNA), with protein sequence MQLVVGRIVKAHGIAGEVAVEVRTDDPEHRFAPGSSLDTDPSERGPLVVVRSRWHSGRLLVTLRDVTDRNLAEALRGTVLVADSQSSLAVDDADDYWDHDLVGLRAHTVAGLELGDVCDVLHPPGPPVLVIARPEAGEVLVPFVRELVPTVDLVARRVLIDPPEGLLDL encoded by the coding sequence ATGCAGCTCGTCGTCGGCCGGATCGTCAAGGCTCACGGCATCGCCGGCGAGGTGGCGGTCGAGGTTCGCACGGACGACCCTGAGCATCGTTTCGCGCCCGGTTCGTCGCTCGACACCGACCCGAGCGAGCGCGGCCCGCTGGTCGTGGTGCGCTCGCGATGGCATTCCGGCCGGCTGCTCGTGACGTTGCGAGACGTGACCGACCGCAACCTCGCCGAAGCGCTTCGCGGCACCGTGCTCGTCGCGGACTCGCAGAGCAGTCTCGCCGTCGACGACGCCGACGACTACTGGGACCACGACCTGGTCGGTCTTCGTGCCCATACCGTTGCCGGCCTCGAGCTCGGCGACGTCTGCGACGTGCTCCACCCGCCCGGCCCGCCGGTCCTGGTGATCGCACGGCCGGAGGCAGGCGAGGTCCTGGTGCCGTTCGTCCGGGAGCTCGTCCCCACGGTGGACCTGGTGGCCCGGCGGGTGCTGATCGACCCGCCAGAAGGCCTGCTCGACCTCTGA